A section of the Roseivirga sp. BDSF3-8 genome encodes:
- a CDS encoding flavin monoamine oxidase family protein has protein sequence MINNNKIFHAVPSGKPSLRAAYELWLKSQTDVGKTAPESFNGIPQGATVGIIGGGMAGLYSALILKSRGVNFHVLEASSRLGGRVYTYRFNEKPNQYFEAGAMRLPDIPEQEPVFNLIDYLNERVSPDMKIDRIRYVLYDDDGNRVNVNSTRNSDGGIMSVKYANTNPAELGFILKPEDQGKTATELLNEVIQPFVDMLEKDFEKGFQAIIQYDDYSFYSYLQMEAGWYNDKINYVETMTSQTNQFQNSFTELIIENIDFSQANWYSIANGMDRLPNACAEVVGYDNITLDAPVNTIQYTDDGRVRVFYGSDYKYKTFDYVIAAVPPAVLKMLVVPQWSSSKTQAIRSLHFEPLYKIGMRFKTRFWEKVKNPSFGGQSISDLPSRWFVYPSYGFGDDDEGVLLLYSWMTDAYVWLAYSEEERQRIALRDLQAMYPEVKLFDQFIESFDVSWSQKWATGDAMFYPGQFRNLFNIARQPEGRVFFAGEHLSVHHTWIVGALDSALLACGQLLGQPLSPIVPEGKDATTHTYDYSGIHPCQPKIQRPERVAAE, from the coding sequence ATGATAAATAACAACAAGATATTTCATGCGGTCCCCTCCGGCAAACCCTCCCTCCGTGCTGCCTATGAATTATGGTTAAAAAGCCAGACCGATGTAGGCAAAACCGCCCCCGAATCATTTAATGGCATCCCTCAGGGCGCTACCGTCGGTATTATTGGCGGTGGGATGGCGGGCCTGTATTCGGCCCTTATTCTCAAAAGCCGTGGGGTAAACTTTCATGTACTGGAAGCCAGCTCACGCCTGGGCGGGAGGGTGTACACCTACCGCTTTAACGAGAAGCCAAATCAATACTTTGAGGCCGGGGCCATGAGGCTGCCGGATATTCCTGAGCAAGAGCCGGTCTTTAACCTGATCGATTACCTGAATGAACGGGTCAGTCCTGATATGAAAATAGACAGGATACGCTATGTGCTGTATGATGATGACGGTAACAGGGTAAATGTGAACAGCACCCGGAACAGCGATGGCGGCATTATGTCTGTAAAATATGCCAATACTAACCCCGCTGAACTGGGTTTTATCCTTAAGCCGGAAGACCAGGGCAAAACAGCGACCGAACTGCTAAACGAGGTGATCCAGCCCTTTGTGGATATGCTGGAAAAGGATTTTGAGAAGGGCTTTCAGGCCATCATCCAGTACGACGATTATTCCTTTTACTCTTACCTGCAGATGGAAGCAGGCTGGTATAACGATAAGATCAACTACGTGGAGACGATGACCAGTCAGACGAACCAGTTTCAGAACAGCTTTACCGAACTAATCATCGAGAACATAGATTTCTCACAGGCAAACTGGTATAGCATAGCCAATGGCATGGACCGCCTGCCCAATGCCTGTGCCGAGGTGGTGGGCTATGATAATATTACCCTGGATGCTCCGGTGAATACGATCCAATATACTGATGATGGCCGGGTCAGAGTATTTTATGGATCGGACTATAAATACAAGACCTTTGACTATGTCATAGCCGCAGTACCCCCGGCCGTATTAAAGATGTTGGTGGTGCCCCAGTGGAGCTCTTCTAAAACCCAGGCCATTCGCTCGCTGCACTTCGAGCCTCTTTATAAAATAGGCATGCGGTTTAAGACACGTTTTTGGGAAAAGGTTAAAAACCCCTCTTTCGGCGGACAATCCATATCTGATTTGCCCAGCCGCTGGTTTGTGTACCCCTCGTATGGTTTCGGGGACGATGATGAGGGGGTGCTGCTACTTTACTCATGGATGACAGACGCTTACGTATGGTTGGCTTATTCGGAAGAAGAGCGGCAGCGTATTGCATTACGTGACCTGCAGGCGATGTACCCTGAGGTGAAATTATTTGATCAGTTCATAGAGTCATTTGACGTATCATGGTCGCAAAAGTGGGCTACCGGCGATGCCATGTTCTACCCCGGTCAGTTCAGAAACCTCTTTAATATAGCCCGGCAGCCCGAGGGCAGGGTATTCTTTGCCGGTGAACACCTTAGTGTTCATCACACCTGGATAGTAGGCGCATTGGATTCCGCACTGCTTGCCTGCGGTCAGCTTTTAGGGCAGCCACTATCACCGATCGTGCCTGAAGGTAAAGACGCCACCACTCATACCTACGACTACTCCGGCATACACCCATGCCAGCCGAAGATACAGAGGCCGGAGCGGGTAGCTGCCGAGTGA
- a CDS encoding Crp/Fnr family transcriptional regulator, with translation MVDTYFTGAGFSPPDAARIAGFFKRRTLEKGNFFVQEGRVSLELGFVEKGQLQYYSLAANGEEKTTYIALTHSFVASLLSYLNEVPARENIRALSDTVLWVIEKSDVEHLKEKIQAFKGFYISLLEWQICCIDKGKFDLITLTAEQRYEKLVAEEPEILRAVPLQYIASMLGMTPRHLTRLRAKK, from the coding sequence ATGGTTGACACGTATTTTACCGGTGCCGGATTTTCACCCCCAGATGCAGCGAGGATAGCCGGATTCTTTAAAAGAAGGACGTTAGAGAAAGGCAACTTTTTTGTGCAGGAAGGCCGGGTATCGCTTGAGCTGGGATTTGTGGAGAAGGGCCAGTTACAGTACTATTCCCTGGCTGCAAACGGGGAGGAGAAGACAACCTATATCGCGCTTACTCATTCCTTTGTGGCGTCCCTTCTGAGTTATCTGAATGAGGTGCCGGCCAGGGAAAACATCCGGGCTCTGTCGGATACGGTGCTGTGGGTCATCGAAAAATCAGATGTAGAGCACCTGAAAGAAAAGATCCAGGCTTTTAAAGGGTTCTATATATCGCTATTGGAATGGCAGATTTGCTGTATTGATAAGGGTAAGTTCGACCTGATCACCCTGACGGCCGAACAGCGATACGAAAAGCTGGTGGCGGAAGAACCGGAAATCCTCCGGGCCGTGCCGCTGCAATACATTGCTTCTATGCTGGGCATGACCCCCCGGCACCTGACCCGCCTGAGAGCCAAAAAATAA
- a CDS encoding Trm112 family protein: MRPETIKKLCCPFDKADLELTEVVKDREGKILEGFFWCTQCKRIYPIVKGIPIMNPDEYREFNLEKPMLDRWQKHLTGKKIENFRLVDDGGEGRLEIGTD; the protein is encoded by the coding sequence ATGAGACCTGAAACGATAAAAAAACTGTGCTGTCCATTCGATAAGGCAGACCTGGAACTGACTGAAGTGGTAAAGGATAGGGAGGGTAAGATACTGGAGGGCTTCTTCTGGTGTACCCAATGCAAGCGGATTTACCCGATAGTGAAGGGCATCCCTATCATGAACCCGGACGAGTACCGCGAGTTCAACCTGGAAAAGCCCATGCTCGACCGCTGGCAAAAGCACCTCACAGGAAAAAAGATCGAGAACTTCCGCCTGGTGGATGACGGTGGTGAGGGTAGGTTGGAGATTGGCACCGACTAA
- a CDS encoding thiamine phosphate synthase produces the protein MRDRRTTLDKGVYLVIDPSMEEALLMDKLRLILKEKVAAVQVWDNFREGQDIPGLIDRLCALCHAHETPVLINNRWELGQTSELDGVHFDEMPEDLERVRQSAGRRVMLGITVNNDLELIRRAEAGGMDYISFCSMFPSTTATSCDLVPFEVVRKAKEIFSGPIFLAGGIHPENMHKLNELDYAGVAVVSGIMSSDRPGEAVRAYQQHIKRIR, from the coding sequence ATGAGGGACCGAAGGACGACACTAGATAAGGGCGTGTACCTCGTGATAGACCCCTCGATGGAAGAAGCCCTTCTGATGGATAAGCTGCGGCTGATACTAAAAGAGAAGGTGGCGGCAGTGCAGGTATGGGATAACTTCCGTGAAGGGCAGGACATCCCGGGCCTGATAGACCGGCTGTGCGCCCTTTGCCACGCCCACGAGACACCGGTGCTGATCAATAACCGTTGGGAGCTGGGGCAGACTAGCGAGCTGGATGGCGTGCACTTTGATGAGATGCCGGAAGACCTGGAAAGGGTCAGGCAGTCTGCTGGCCGAAGGGTGATGCTGGGGATAACCGTTAACAATGACCTGGAGCTTATACGCCGGGCAGAGGCGGGGGGCATGGATTATATCTCCTTCTGCTCCATGTTTCCCAGTACGACGGCGACTAGCTGCGACCTGGTCCCGTTTGAGGTGGTGCGTAAGGCGAAGGAGATCTTCAGCGGCCCCATATTCCTCGCCGGAGGCATTCACCCCGAAAATATGCATAAACTGAATGAACTGGACTATGCAGGTGTGGCAGTCGTCTCCGGCATCATGAGCAGCGACCGGCCTGGTGAGGCGGTCAGAGCCTATCAACAACATATCAAACGAATACGATGA
- a CDS encoding AIR synthase family protein: MSDSKLGKIEHHLFQQFIQDKCGAPRGEVMAGPQFGVDVSLVDLGGGRAMALTSDPLSLIPSLGLEESAWLSVHLMANDMATTGYAPQFGQFVLNLPATFSKSDFHTYWEHIHRMCKDIGMAITGGHTGFIEGQNSTIAGGGTFIAIGEKDRMRVSKHAQPGNSLLVTKQCALSSSAILAMSFPETVKDKAGAEVYEEGCRAFYRTSSLPDALAAVGENHEHDDITAMHDVTEGGVLGAIYELATASGNGVAVHNEKLPVGEVQQQICRVFDLDPRYCIGAGAMIITCRQGTAPAVIERLAAKGILCTEAGTITEKEQGIKLIEDGRETDMLYYEEDPYWAAFFNALKAGWK; this comes from the coding sequence ATGAGCGATAGCAAACTGGGCAAGATCGAGCACCATTTATTCCAGCAGTTTATACAGGACAAGTGCGGTGCGCCACGCGGTGAGGTGATGGCAGGCCCGCAGTTCGGGGTAGATGTGTCGCTGGTAGACCTGGGCGGCGGCCGGGCGATGGCGCTTACCAGTGATCCGCTGTCGCTGATACCTTCGCTGGGGCTGGAGGAGTCGGCCTGGCTGTCCGTGCACCTGATGGCGAATGACATGGCCACTACCGGCTATGCGCCGCAGTTCGGCCAGTTTGTGCTGAACCTGCCTGCCACTTTTAGTAAAAGTGATTTTCATACCTACTGGGAGCATATCCATCGGATGTGCAAGGACATAGGCATGGCGATTACGGGCGGCCATACCGGCTTTATAGAGGGGCAGAACAGCACCATAGCCGGGGGCGGCACCTTCATAGCGATAGGGGAAAAGGACAGGATGCGGGTGTCTAAACATGCGCAGCCCGGCAATAGCCTGCTGGTGACCAAGCAGTGTGCCTTGTCTTCTTCGGCCATCCTGGCCATGAGCTTTCCTGAGACCGTGAAGGATAAAGCAGGAGCAGAGGTGTATGAGGAAGGCTGCCGGGCCTTTTACCGGACGTCTTCGCTGCCCGATGCGCTGGCGGCGGTAGGCGAGAACCATGAGCATGACGACATTACAGCGATGCACGATGTAACGGAAGGCGGCGTGCTGGGCGCTATTTACGAGCTGGCGACTGCCTCGGGCAATGGCGTAGCCGTGCACAATGAAAAGTTGCCGGTAGGAGAGGTGCAGCAGCAGATATGCCGGGTCTTTGACCTGGACCCGCGGTACTGCATCGGTGCCGGTGCTATGATCATTACCTGCAGGCAGGGGACTGCGCCTGCCGTGATTGAGCGACTGGCGGCAAAGGGTATCCTGTGTACCGAAGCAGGCACTATAACCGAAAAGGAGCAGGGCATAAAGCTGATAGAGGATGGCCGGGAAACGGACATGCTTTACTATGAAGAAGACCCGTACTGGGCGGCATTTTTCAACGCGCTGAAGGCAGGCTGGAAATGA
- a CDS encoding class I SAM-dependent methyltransferase: MEVDKINSGLIPQSQPNWQGRPEWFFNREHTDTYELWYEGRYKRAEVWQKKVMEQLVSGDGRIKTLLEFGCGTTRFTRWWKEIGIEATGGDISPLMLSQALHLFEGDLVMADSHHMPFKDHTFDALAFITTFEYYKDPVQVIREAARVGKYGIAMGMMNRNSPKVVRRRVQQLFGKNPFYVTATFYTPAMLKDIIKEALKGRDYSIEWTATGLPKWFPVQQWNVPVGDFFGLYVKLKDVY, translated from the coding sequence ATGGAAGTAGACAAAATAAACTCGGGCCTGATCCCGCAAAGCCAGCCCAACTGGCAGGGGAGGCCGGAATGGTTCTTTAATCGTGAGCATACAGATACCTATGAGCTGTGGTACGAAGGCCGCTACAAGCGGGCGGAGGTATGGCAGAAGAAGGTAATGGAGCAACTGGTGTCAGGCGACGGGCGCATCAAAACGCTGCTGGAGTTTGGCTGCGGTACCACCCGCTTTACCCGCTGGTGGAAGGAGATAGGCATAGAGGCCACGGGCGGGGACATCTCTCCGCTGATGCTCTCGCAGGCGCTGCACCTGTTTGAGGGTGACCTCGTGATGGCCGACTCGCATCATATGCCGTTTAAGGACCACACCTTCGACGCGCTGGCGTTCATCACGACCTTTGAGTACTACAAAGACCCCGTGCAGGTCATACGGGAAGCGGCCAGGGTGGGCAAATACGGCATTGCTATGGGCATGATGAACCGTAACTCGCCCAAGGTGGTGCGCAGGAGAGTGCAGCAGCTTTTTGGCAAAAACCCCTTTTACGTAACCGCGACATTCTACACACCCGCTATGCTGAAGGACATTATAAAGGAGGCGCTGAAGGGCCGGGACTATAGCATTGAGTGGACGGCAACGGGCCTGCCAAAGTGGTTTCCCGTGCAGCAATGGAACGTGCCCGTGGGTGACTTTTTTGGCCTGTATGTGAAACTGAAAGACGTATACTGA